The genomic region GGTCATCAACAATATCGTTCCTAAAGTTCGTCCGGATCTGATTCATTGCAATGACTGGATGACCGGCCTGATTCCGGCCATGGCCAGGCAGTTGGGTATTCCCTGCCTGTTTACCGTTCACAATATCCATACGATCAAAAGCACCCTGGCCGAAATCGAGGACCGCGGTATTGATGCCGCCTGGTTCTGGCAGAACCTGTTTTATGAACAATTCCCGTCGACCTATGAAAATATCAGGAACGCCGTTCCGGTCGATTTGCTGGCCAGCGGGATTTTTGCCGCCCATTTTGTAAATACTGTCAGTCCGACGTTCCTTGCGGAAATGGTCGAAGGCCGGCACAATTTTGTAAAAAGCTCCCTGCGGCAAGAGCTGGCCCACAAAAAAAACGCCGGATGCGCCGTCGGGATTCTGAACGCTCCCGACCCTTCCTACGATCCATCCACCGATGAGGCGCTTTCATGCAAATATTCCGCCACCAACCATGTTTTTGGAAAAAAGGCTAATAAACAAACCCTTCAGAAAACGTTGGGCCTGATCCAGAATGCCCAGGCGCCCATTTTCTTTTGGCCTTCCCGTCTGGACCCGGTTCAAAAGGGATGCCAGCTTCTGGCCGAGATTCTTTACAGCGTTGTTTCCCGGTACTGGGACCGAAATTTACAGATCGTGTTTGTGGCGGACGGAGAGTTCCAAAGGCATTTTAATGACATCGTGGGATTCCACAATTTGTCGGAGCGGGTGGCGGTACGCGGCTTCAACGAACGTTTGGCCCGCCTGGCCTATGGGGCTGCTGATTTTGTGCTGATGCCTTCAAGCTTCGAGCCCTGCGGCCTGCCCCAGATGATCGGGGCAATTTACGGAGCCCTTCCGGTGGCCCACGATACCGGCGGGATTCACGATACGATCACCCATTTGGACGTAGCTAAAGATACCGGCAACGGCTTTTTGTTCAAGACCTTCGATGCAGGCGGGCTTTCCTGGGCGATGGATCAGGCCATGCGGTTTTATCAGATGCCGCTGAACAAAAGGCAGCGGCAGATCAATCGCATCATGCTGCAAAGCGCCGCCATGTTCAACCATCAGGTTACAGCCCAGCGCTATATCGATCTGTATGAAAAGATGCTGCTGCGGCCGCTCATCAACCCAATGAATCTGGCAGGGCAGGTGATACCTATCCATCGCGATAAAGAAGCGTTATACAGTCAAACAAACAGAGAGGAATATGATGAAAACGGTTCTCTGGAAACCGTTTGGAGAAATCAGCAGACTTCGCAGCGAGAAGGGTGATCTTTTCGGCCGCATGGAGGAGGGTGAAAGCAGGCTCCTTTCTTTATCTTGTAAAATGTGTCTAAATGCTATATGAGCCCCATATCGCCGATGCAATCATAGCGCCTATCACCATAACATAGACCGCGGTTGAAGATATCGATGTCCCGTTTCAGGTTTTTTTCACCTCTAATTGCATTCCTGCTTTTTGGCAGCGGTGCCGTGGTTCTGTGGCAAAATCAAAACAGGCATC from Candidatus Desulfatibia profunda harbors:
- a CDS encoding glycogen/starch synthase, whose amino-acid sequence is MSSQSTNPRVLIVTPEVTYLPDGMGDISNGLNAKAGGLADVSAALISSLYHLGADVHVALPDYRSIFTGHLPPLIRRERYTIRKNVPHERMHLAQDRAFFYLDRIYSGYAFENIKISLAFQREVINNIVPKVRPDLIHCNDWMTGLIPAMARQLGIPCLFTVHNIHTIKSTLAEIEDRGIDAAWFWQNLFYEQFPSTYENIRNAVPVDLLASGIFAAHFVNTVSPTFLAEMVEGRHNFVKSSLRQELAHKKNAGCAVGILNAPDPSYDPSTDEALSCKYSATNHVFGKKANKQTLQKTLGLIQNAQAPIFFWPSRLDPVQKGCQLLAEILYSVVSRYWDRNLQIVFVADGEFQRHFNDIVGFHNLSERVAVRGFNERLARLAYGAADFVLMPSSFEPCGLPQMIGAIYGALPVAHDTGGIHDTITHLDVAKDTGNGFLFKTFDAGGLSWAMDQAMRFYQMPLNKRQRQINRIMLQSAAMFNHQVTAQRYIDLYEKMLLRPLINPMNLAGQVIPIHRDKEALYSQTNREEYDENGSLETVWRNQQTSQREG